A genomic stretch from Candidatus Methylomirabilis tolerans includes:
- a CDS encoding DUF433 domain-containing protein produces MSFTATTYPHITLRDDGMTVIAGSTMKVAELVAEVQAYGWSPEELHFQHPHLSLGQIHSALAYYWDHKDTLDRELAQALREADEHRAVAGPSAFSRIRS; encoded by the coding sequence ATGAGTTTTACCGCAACAACCTATCCGCATATCACGCTCAGGGACGACGGAATGACCGTCATCGCCGGTTCCACCATGAAGGTCGCCGAGCTTGTCGCAGAAGTGCAGGCGTATGGCTGGAGTCCTGAAGAGCTTCACTTTCAGCATCCTCATCTCTCTCTGGGGCAGATCCACTCCGCCTTAGCCTACTACTGGGATCACAAGGACACCCTGGATCGCGAACTCGCTCAGGCGCTCCGGGAAGCAGATGAGCACCGCGCAGTCGCCGGCCCATCGGCATTCTCTCGCATCCGGTCCTAA
- a CDS encoding DUF5615 family PIN-like protein, with product MPLSLYTDVHIPRAIVFGLRLRGVDVLTAQDDHASSFTDPVLLDRATSLGRVLFSFDTDLLKEAARRQREQIPFAGLVYAHPARISIGDCINYLELIATAGESADIVNRVEFLPL from the coding sequence GTGCCCCTTTCTCTCTACACCGACGTTCACATTCCGCGTGCGATTGTGTTCGGCCTCCGACTCCGCGGCGTCGATGTGCTTACCGCCCAAGACGATCACGCCTCCAGCTTTACCGATCCGGTCTTGCTGGATCGCGCCACCAGCCTGGGACGCGTGCTTTTCTCCTTTGACACCGACCTGCTCAAAGAAGCCGCGCGACGCCAACGTGAACAGATACCGTTTGCCGGTTTGGTGTACGCCCACCCCGCTCGCATCTCAATCGGCGACTGCATCAACTATCTGGAATTGATCGCCACGGCTGGAGAGTCAGC